DNA sequence from the Streptomyces sp. NBC_01264 genome:
CGTCCACCACGTCCGGAATCGGGCCGGCCGCCACCATCGGGTGTCTGACCTGCTCAGGAGGGTGCGATGCTTCATGCACGCCGGCAGTGAGCCGGCCCGATGAAGGGTGGCCCGCATGGCAGCAGGATTCTCGGAGTGGAAGGTCAACCGGCAGTACGCGGAGAACGACCGTGTCGTCCATTTCGGCAGGCAGTACCGGTGCCTGGTGACGCACAAGTCCAATTCCGCGAGCAACCCGGCGACGACCGTCAAGATGTGGCAGCCCTACGCAGGTTGAGCGGCCCGCCCTTTCGGATCGCCACCGGAAGGGGCCACCTTGCGGTGAACTGCGCGACCAGCAATTGGAAGCGCTCTCATCCGTCCGCCCGTCCCGGCGCTAGGCTGTAGCCCATCCGGCGACGGCGCAGGTCCGCACCACCTTGCGTGTCGCCGCCCCCGTCGACGAGGAGCGACCGCCTTGCCCGAGCAGTCCCCCGGGTCCCGCCCCACCCTGGAAGCCGTCGCGGCGCGTGCGGGAGTCTCCCGGGCCACCGCCTCGCGGGTCGTCAACGGGGGCGACGGGGTCCGCAAGCCGCTGGTCGACAAGGTGCTCCGGGCGGTCGACGAGCTCGGCTACGTCCCCAACCACGCGGCCCGGACGCTGGTGACACGCCGGACGGGCGCGGTGGCCGTCGTCATCGCGGAGCCGGAGGTGCGGATCTTCTCGGACCCCTTCTTCTCCCAGCAGATCCGGGGCATCAGCAAGGAGCTGACCGCCCACGACACCCAGCTCGTGCTGCTGCTGGTGGAGGGGCCGGGCGACTTCGACCGGATCACCCGGTACCTGTCCGGCGGGCACGTCGACGGCGCGCTCGCCTTCTCGCTGCACACGGACGACCCGCTGCCCGCGATCACCCGGCGGGCGGGGATCCCGACCGTGTTCGGGGGCCGGCCCGGCTGGACCGCCGGACCCGGCGAACGGGCCGTTCCGTACGTCGACGCCGACAACCGGGGTGGGGCCCGGGCCGCCGTGCAGTACCTGAGGGACCTCGGGCGCAAGCGCATCGCGCACATCGCCGGACCGGCCGACCAGACCTCGGCGACGGACCGCCTCGACGGCTACCGGGACGTACTGCTGGACATGGATCCGACGCTCGTCACCGAGGGCGCCTTCACCGTGGAGAGCGGGGCGCGGGCGATGGCGGAGCTGCTGGAGCGGCGGCCCGACCTGGACGCGGTGTTCGTCGCGAACGACCTGATGGCCTCGGGGGCGCTACGGGTCCTGCGCGAGCGCGGGATCGCGGTGCCCGGGCAGGTGGCGGTCGTCGGCTTCGACGACATGGATCCGGTGGCCAAGGAGACCGACCCGCCGCTGACCACCGTCAGGCAGGACATCGAGGGCCAGGGGCGGCTGATGGCACGGCTGCTGCTGCGCAGCCTCGACCGCACGGCGAACGGCGCGGGACCCGACTCGGTGATCACTCCGACCATGCTGGTGCGGCGGGCCTCCGCCTGAGCCCCGGCGTACGCGTACGGCGGGTCCGCGCCCCGAGGAGCCGCGCACCCGCCGCACCGGTCGTGCCGTACGTCCGGTTCCCGCACGCGGTGGACTACGCGTACGGGATCCTCAGCACCGCAGCGTCCGTACCCGTCTGCACCTGCGACGTGCCGTTGCCCAGCGCGTTCCAGATCTCCAGGCGGACCGTGCCGTTCCTGAGTTCGCCCAGGCTGCCGGTGACGGCCTGCGCGCCGGCCGCCTGCGTGTACTCCTCCCAGCCCGCGACCGGGTCGGTCGCGAAGTAGCGGAAGGTTTCGGTGCGGTCGAAGGTGCCGTCGCCGGTCAGGTCGTAGCTGACCCGGACCTGCGGGGCGAGCCCGACCTGGGTGCCGGCGTCCACCCGGAGGCGGAACGCGGTGGCGGCCCCGGCGGAGAGCTGGGCGCTGACCCGCTTCACCTCGTAGACGGTCGGCCGGTACGGGGTGCCGTCCCGGTTCACGCCGTCGGCGGAGGCCAGGGTGTCCGCGCCGGGCGGGTCGGTGGTGGCGGTGGTGAGGACTCCGCCGGTCTTGAGGCGGAAGGTGTTGCCGGTGGACGGGCCCGGCTCCTCCGGATCCGGGTCCGGATTTCCGGCGCCGGTGCCCGTGGCCGTCGAACGGGCGGGCACGAACAGGGTTTTGCCGTCCGAGAAGGTCACCGTGCGTGCGGTGGAGCCGTGGTTGTGCGCGGCGTAGGTGCGGGTGCCGTTCTTGCTGAAGACGGCGGAGGTGGGCAGGTCCGCGCTGACCGTCATGTCCGGTGCGCCGAGTGTGCCGAGTGTGTTGATCCAGTGGTAGGTGTGCGCCTTGGACTCGCCCTGCTCGGGGGTGTAATTGCCGTTCGCGCCGTCCCATTTGGCCTTCGCCGCAGCCGGATCGGTCAGCGCCTCGAACTCCCAGAGCAGGTCGCGCCACTCCTGGGCCGGGCCGCCGTTCTCGCGCTCCATCTCGGCGATGTTCCTCGTGATGGCGGCCTTCTCTCGGGCCAGGTGGAGGGAACCTCCGGTCACCGGGAGGACGTTGATCCCGTGGATCTCCTCCGGGTTGGCGGTCCACCAGGTGGAGTACGCGGCGCCGCTGCCCCAGACCATGCCGACCGTGCCGTACTTGTACGAGGCGGGGAAGACCTGCTCGTTCGCGTCGAACCAGTACTGGGTGATCGCCTCGGACTCCGTGGTCAGCAGGTAGCTGCCGAGGTCGCGGAGCGAGGTGTCACCGGTCGCCGCGCCCCAGAGCACGAGACCGGCGCTGAGGTTGACGGACTCCGACGAGGACTCCTGGTTGTTGCCCGCCGCGAAGCCCTGGTGGCCGGAGGCCCAGCTGTGGCCCGCGTACACGTCGAAGCCGCGCAGGAAGGGGTACGCCGAGTCGGTGCGGCTCGGGTTGGCGGTGTCGCGGATCAGGTGCTTGGTCATCGTGCCCCAGGCCGAGTCCGCCGCCCAGGCCGGGTCGTACTGGGCGATGACCGCCGCGGCGTAGACGTAGTAGCTGTAGTGGAAGTGGTGGTCGTTGAGTTCGGTGTCGCTGCCGTACGAGGCCGGGTAGCCGGTGAGGGTCTTCCAGTCCTTGTCGTAGCTGAACCCGCTCGCCCCGCCCGCCGTGAACCACTCCTGGAGCCGGCCCTTCATCAGGCCGAGGAGCTTGTCGCGGACTGCGGTCTGGCCGATCTGGTCGGCCACGGGCACCAGTTGGGCGAGCCGGCCGAGCGCCTTCCCGGTCCAGTAGGTGTCGGAGGCCCCGGAGAAGGGGTCCGCCGCATTGGCGACCTCGTTGAGGTAGCCGGTCAACCGGGTCCGGTCGACGCCGCTCGAGGCGGGAAGGGCGGGCAGCACGCCGTTGCTCTTCTGGCTGGTGGTGAAGGAGGCGGACTCGCGCACCTTCATGGTGCCGCGCGGTGAGACGTAGGTGTACGGGGTGAGCGCGTCGGTGGTGTGCAGCCACTGGTGGCGGTAGAGGGCCTGGAGCGTTCCGCGCTCGGTGCCCTCCTTGGCCTCCGTGGTCAGGGTGTAGGTCGCCCGGACGTTGCCGCCGGCGCTCTGCCAGGCCACCTGGGAGCCGGTGACGAAGCTGAACGCGTACCTGCGGTAGGTCGCGAGCGCGTCCGTGGAGGGCAGGACGGCGAGGGAGAAGTAGTCCTTGCCCGCGAGTCCGGCGGTGATCGTGGTGCCCGACACGTTCCAGTCGGCGCCGGTCGGGGCGAAGAGGGCGTAGTGGTGACCGGCGACCGTGATGCCGAGGACGTTGCCGTCGTCCGCGAAGACGGTGGGCGTGGAGGCGGTCGTGATGCGGGCGTCGCCGCCGGAGCCCTTGGCGTACACGAACGGCATGCCGTGGCCGATGGTGGCCCGGAAGGTGCGGGAGCCGTCCGCCCAGTAGGGGGTGACCGTCCAGTCCGACCAGGCATCGGCCTTGGTGTCCGGAGAGTTCAGGCCGGTGAGGCCGACGGTCAGGTCGGCCTTGTGGGCGTACTCGTACTGCCGGCCGTCGCCGACGATCGCGGGCGTGGTCGGGTAGCCGACCTCCAGCCCGGAGGCCTTGGCCTGGTAGGTGAGGGGGTGGCCGTACATGGGGGTGGAGTACGGGTTGTCGCCGTAGCGCTGGTAGGCGAGCGAGGTCCACCAGTCGTTGGTCGGGACCGGCTTGTCCCGGGCGGCGGCGGTGAGCCTGGGGGTGACGGGGGCGCCCGTGTTCGTCGTGGGTCCTGACGTCCCGGCGGGTCGCGCATCGGTGTAACTGCCGGACCCCGCGGGGATGGTGGCGGCGGCCGCCGGGGAGGCGGCCGGGCCCAGGCCGACGGCGGCGAGGCCGACGGCCAGGAGCGTCGCCACGGCGGGTCTGGAGAGGGAGGCTCGCACGAAACTGCACCTCGATCGCGTGGGGGGAAGAGCGCGTTCGAGAGCGCTCTCAAGTGCCATGGAACGTAAATCTCCTGAAACCTGGGTGTCAAGAGAGCGCGCCCAGAGCACAGTTGGGCGGAATGCCAAGCTGTTATGTGTTCGAGTCTTGACGGGGAAGAGGCGGTGGGGGACGCTCCAGACGCACGCACTGAGAGCGCTCTCAAGCGCTCGGTCCATCCCGAAGTCAAGGGAGGCTTCCCATGCCCATCGCCCGAGCCGCCAAGAGAGCCACAGCCCGTCTCGGCGCCGTCGTCCTCGCAGGGGCCCTCCTCGCCGCCTGCGGATCCAGCGACTCGCCGGACTCCTCCGACGGCGCGGGCGGAAAGATCACCCTCACGATCGACCTCTTCGGATCATTCGGCTTCAAGGAGGCGGGGCTCTACGAGGAGTACCAGAACCTCCACCCCGACGTGACGATCAAGCAGAGCGACACCCAGGACGAGGCGGACTACTGGAAGTCGTTCCAGACCCGCCTAGCGGGCGGCGGTGGTCTCGCGGACGTGCAGGGCGTCGAGGTGGGCCGGATCGCGTCGGTCACCCAGCAGCAGTCCGACAAGTTCCAGGACCTGAAGGCGTTCGGGGCCGACAAGCTCAAGGGCCAGTTCGCCGACGCCAAGTGGTCCGCGGCGACCACGAAGGACGGCAAGATCCTCGGCCTCGGCACGGACGTGGGCCCGGAGGCCATGTGTTTCCGCACCGACCTCTTCCGGCAGGCCGGTCTCCCCACCGACCGCGAGGAGCTCGCGAAGAAGTGGTCCACGTGGGACGGCTACCTGGAGCTGGGCAAGGAGTACAAGAAGAAGGCCCCCGCCCAGAGCGCCTGGCTGGACAGCGTCGGATCCCTCTACGGGGTCATGATCGGCCAGGAGAAGGAGCGCTACTACAACGCGGCCGGCGAGATGATCTACGAGACCAACCCGGCGGTGAAGACGGCCTGGGACACCTCCGTGAAGGCGGCGGAGGCCGGTCTGAGCGCCAAGCTCGACCAGTGGTCCCCGCAGTGGAACCAGGCCTTCGCCGCCGGTTCGTTCGCCACCATCCCGTGCCCGGCCTGGATGCTCGGCTACGTCAAGGGCCAGGCCGGCGACGCGGGCAAGGGCAAGTGGGACGTCGCCAAACTGCCCGGCGGCGCGGGCAACTGGGGCGGCTCGTACCTCTCCGTCCCGCGTGCGGCCAAGCACAAGGAGGAGGCGTACAAACTGATCGAGTGGCTCACCGCGCCCGAGCAGCAGGCGAAGGTCTTCCAGAAGCAGGGCAACTTCCCCTCCTCGACGGGCGCGATCGCGAAGATCGCGGACGCCAAGGACCCGTACTTCTCGGACGCCCCGATCGGCCAGATCTTCGGTGACGCGGCCAAGGAGTCCCCGGTCCAGGTGCTGGGCGTGCACGACCAGAACGTGATGCAGCAGCTGACGAACGCGCTGAGCGAGGTCGAGCGCAAGGGAGTCTCCTCGGACACGGCGTGGGCGACGGCGAAGAAGGGCGTGGCGAACGTGACCGGCTGACACCGGTCACGGGACCGGCCACCGTCGCCCCCGACGGTCGGCCACCCGTGCACCCCGGTGGACCCGGCGGCCCCTGCCCTCCCGTCCCCGCACCCGCACCCGCACCCGCATGGCCTCCTGCCCCGATCCACCGAAGGGCCGCATCGTGTCCCCCACCTCCACCGCGAAGGCCGGACCCCGCCCGGCCGGAACCGGATCCGGTCCCGGAGCCGGCCCCGGGACCGGCCCGGACGACGGTCCGGCAGCCGCTCTCCGGCGTACCTGGCGCAAGGCCTCCCCGTACGCGTACATCGCCCCCTTCTTCACCTTGTTCCTCGCCTTCGGCCTCTTCCCACTCCTCTACACGGCGTTCGTCTCCCTCTATCGCGTCGAGCTCCAGACGAGCGGCGAGATGGAGTGGCGGGGCATCACCAACTACACCGCGCTCTTCGCGGACGACTACTTCTGGATCTCGCTGCGCAACACGTTCACCATCGGTGTGCTGTCCACCGTGCCGCAGCTCGCGATGGCCCTGGGCCTGGCTCATTTGCTCAACTACAAGCTGCGCGGCCGGACCTTCATCAGGACCGCGGTCCTGCTCCCCTACGCGACGTCCGTCGCCGCCGCCACGCTCGTCTTCGCGCAGCTCTTCGGCCGCGACTTCGGGCTGATCAACTACGTGATCGGGCTCATCGGTCTCGGCCCGGTGGACTGGCAGACGGACACGGTCGCCTCGCAGATCGCCGTATCGACGATCGTGATCTGGCGCTGGACCGGCTACAACGCGCTGATCTACCTGGCGGGCATGCAGTCGATCCCGCACGAGCTGTACGAGGCCGCGGGGATCGACGGGGCCTCGCGCTGGCGCCAGTTCATCCACGTGACCCTTCCCGGACTGCGGCCGACCATCGTCTTCACGGTGATCGTCTCGACGATCGGCGCGACCCAGCTCTTCGGTGAGCCGCTGCTGTTCGAGGGGTCGATCTCCGGCGGCATCTCGCACCAGTACCAGACCCTCGGCCTGTACATGTACGAGCAGGGCTGGGGCTTCTTCCACCTGGGGCGGGCCGCGGCCATCGCCTGGGTGATGTTCGTCCTGATCGTGGTGCTCGTCGGGGTCAACGCCCTGATCGCGCGCCGCCGCGCACGCAAGGAGGCCGGCCGATGACCGCGCTCGCCCCACCCCCGACCGCGCCCGCCAAGCGCCGCCCGGCGCGGGAGCGGCCCGGCGGGCGCCCCTGGTTCCGCGGGGGCGGCGGGGCCGGGAAGACGATGACGGGCGGCTGGATCGCGTACCTCGTCCTCGGATTCGCGCTGCTGATCTCGGCGTTCCCCTTCTACTGGACGATCGTCGCGGCCAGCCGGTCCAACGCGGACCTGGCGCAGGTGCCGCCGAGCCTGCTGCCCGGCCCGAACCTGATGAAGAACTTCGAGGCGGTCCTCGAAGAGGCCGACATCGGCAAGGCCCTGCTGAACTCGCTGATCGTCTCGGGGGCCATCACCGTGGGCACGGTGCTGTCCTGCACCCTCGCCGGCTTCGCCTTCGCCAAGCTGCGGTTCCGGGGCCGGGGCGCACTGCTGACGCTGACCATCGGGACGATGATGATCCCGCCCCAGCTCGGTGTGATCCCGCTGTTCATGCTGATCGCCGAACTCCAGTGGGTGAACCAGCTCCAGGCGGTGATCCTGCCGGGTCTGGTGTCGGCGTTCGGGGTGTTCTTCATGCGCCAGTACCTGATCCAGTCGTTGCCCGACGAACTGATCGAGGCGGCCCGCGTGGACGGGGCCTCCACGGCACGCATCTTCTGGTCGATCGTGATCCCGATCGCCCGGCCGGGGATGGCGGTGCTCGGGATGCTCACGTTCATGACGGCGTGGAACGACTTCTTCTGGCCGGTCATCGCGCTGTCCTCACAGGAGCCGACCGTGCAGGTCGCGCTGCGGCAGCTCGGCGGCGGCTACGTCAACGACCAGTCGGTGATCATGGCCGGCACGCTGCTCGGCACGCTGCCGGTGCTGCTCGTCTTCGGCCTGCTGGGCCGGCAGATCGTCGGCGGCATCATGCAGGGAGCGGTGAAGGGCTGACGCGTTCCTGCCGGCCCCACCCCCTCCGGTCCTCTCCTCCGATCTTCCCTTCGATCCTCCCCTCCGGTCCTCCCTTCCGCCTACTTCCTGGAGTGTCCGTCCCATGACCGCTGTCGATGCCCGCCCGGCGACCTCCACGGGCACCCGCCCCGCGACCGGGACGGGACTCCGCTTCCCCACCGGATTCCGTTGGGGCACGGCCACCGCCGCCTACCAGATCGAGGGAGCCGCCACCGAGAACGGCCGGACACCCTCCATCTGGGACACCTTCAGCCGCACGCCCGGCAAGGTCCGCAACGGTGACACCGGTGACATCGCCGCCGACCACCTGCACCGGATGCCCGACGACGTGAGGCTGATGAAGGAGCTCGGCGTCACGGACTACCGCTTCTCCGTCTCCTGGCCCCGGGTGCAGCCGACGGGGCGGGGCCCGGCCGTGGAGCGCGGCCTGGACTTCTACCGGCGCCTGGTGGACGAGCTGCTGGCGAACGGCATCAGGCCGGTCGCGACGCTCTACCACTGGGACCTCCCGCAGGAGCTGGAGGACGCGGGCGGCTGGCCCGAACGGGACACCGCACACCGGTTCACGCAGTACGCGGACCTGGTGGCCCGGGCGCTGGGCGACCGGGTGACGACGTGGACCACCTTGAACGAGCCCTGGTGCGGGGCGTTCCTCGGGTACGGGAACGGGGTCCACGCCCCCGGCCGCACCAGCGACCTCGCCGCGCTGCGGGCCGCCCACCACTTCAACCTGGCGCACGGCGGAGCCGCCCGCGTCCTGCGCGACCGCCTCCCGCCGAGCGCCGAGATCTCCCTGACGCTGAACCTCCACGCCCTGCGCCCGTTGACGGACACCGCGGCGGACCTCGACGCGGTGCGCCGGATCGACGCGGTGGCGAACCGGATCTTCCTGGACCCGGTCTTCCACGGGCGGCTGCCGAGGGACCTGGTGGAGGACACGGCGGGGGTCACGGACTGGGCGTTCGTCCGGGACGGCGATCTGGAGGTCACATCCACCCCGATCGACTCGCTGGGCATCAACTACTACTCCCCCAGCGTGGTTTCGGCGGGCTCCTCCGCTTCCCCCGCACCCTGGGCGGGCGCCGAGAAGCACGTGGCGTTCACCCCGGCGGCGGGCCCGCGCACGGCGATGGACTGGCCGGTGGACGCGGACGGCCTGTACGAGCTGCTGACCCGGCTGCGGGACGAACTCCCACACCTCCCCCTCCTGGTGACGGAGAACGGGGCGGCGTACGACGACTACGCGGACCCGGAGGGCCAGGTCCACGACCCGGAGCGGGTGGCGTACCTGGACGCGCACCTGACGGCCGTGCACCGGGCGATCCAGGACGGTGTGGACGTACGCGGCTACTTCCTGTGGAGCCTGCTGGACAACTTCGAATGGTCGTACGGCTACAGCAAGCGCTTCGGCATCGTCCACGTGGACTTCGCGTCCCAGCGCCGGACGGTGAAGGACAGCGCGCGCTGGTACGCGGAGGTGATCGCGCGGGGCGGGCTGGCGCGGGACTGAGGGGATCTCCGACGGCACGGGCTGTCACGGGGCGCTGCCGCGTCGTAGTCTCGGGCGTGCACGAAAACGAGATCAAACTCAAGGCCATCGCCGCGCTGACCGCTCTGCGCGCGGATGTCGGCGAGGGCATCGCCTCCGATCTGCTCGCGGAGGTGACCCCCGATCACTTCCTGGTGCCGGAGGGGGCCGACCCGGAGGAAGTCGGCGGCGCCGTGCTCGATCAGCTCTCCGCGCCGCTGAGCGCCCTGGTCAACGGTTTCATCGCCGCCTTCGCGGCGGTGGCCTACGCGTACGACCAGACCGGCACGGAGCCCGGTACCGACGCGATCCTCCAGGAACTCGCCCTGCGTCTCGCCCGCGAGGAGGACGGCCGGCAGTCGCCCTGACTGCCGGCCTCTCGGCAACACAGCCTTTTTCGGGCCGACTTGGCGGTTGTGCGCCATGGCGGCGATCCGCCCGTTCCGGTCGGGCCGTCGGCCGCGTGCGGCCACCGGCACTCTTTCTCCACCGTGTGCCGCGTTTCGGCTCGCACGCGGGCGGGCTTTGGGCGACGGTGGACCTTCCCTGCACCATTCGCGTTCCGAGGAGGCCCGTCATGAACTGGACGCTCGAAGTAGTTCTGGTCCCTGTCACCGACATGGACCGGTCGAAGGAGTTCTACGCGGACAAGGTCGGCTTCACCCTCGACCTCGACAGCGAGGTCGCGCCCGGCGTCCGCATCATCCAGCTGACCCCGCCCGGCTCACGCTGTTCGATCGCGCTGGAGCACGGGATGCCCCCGGCGCCCGGTGCGCGCCAGATGGCACCGGGCACGCTGCAGGGCCTGCAGCTCTGCGTCACCGACATCGAGGCCGCGCGGGAGGAACTGACGGCCCGCGGTGTAGAGGTGTCGCCGGTGCGGCACGTGGGCGAGAAGGGCTGGGAGGACGGCAAGGGCGACACCTGGAACTCCTTCCTGACCTTCTCCGACCCGGACGGAAACGGCTGGGTGGTCCAGGAAGCGCCCTCGGAGCTGTCGGAACGCTGACAGCCCTCGGCGGTACGCGCCGGCCCCGATGGCCCGCCGGCTGACACGGGGCGCCAGGGGCCGTTCTCAGCGCCCGCCGGCGCCACCCGCCGGGCTCGGGTCCTGTTCCCGCATCGCCCAGGGGGATCCGTACGCCGTGAGGAGGTCCAGGAAGGGGCGGGGCGGCAGGGCCTCCGGGCCGAGCACTCCGGATCCGGACCACACCCCGGCGGCGAGCAGTTCCAGTGCCACCACCGGGTTGACGGCGGTCTGCCAGACCACGGCCTGGGAGCCGTACTCGCGCATGGACCACTGGTTGTCGACCACGTGGTAGAGGTACACCTCGCGGGGCAGGTCGTCCTTGGTGCCCTTGACCCAGGTCCCTGCGCAGGTCCGGCCGGTCATCCGGTCCCCGAGGGTCGCCGGGTCCGGCAGGCAGGCCGCGACCACGTCGCGCGGTGAGACGCGGACCGGACTGCCGTCCTCGCCACGGACGGTGACCGGTTCGGTGGAGTCCAGGCCGAGCGCGTGGAGGGTCTTGAGCTTGCCGATGAAGTCGTCGCCGAGGCCGTACTTGAAGGTGACCCGGCGGGCCCCGACCCAGCGCGGGACGAGGAGGACCTCCTCGTGCTCGACGTTGACGCACTCGACGGGGCCGATGCCCTCGGGGAAGTCGAAGACCTCGGGCTCGCTGAACGGTTCGGTGGTGAACCAGCCGCGCTCGCGCTCGTACACCACGGGAGGGTTCAGGCACTCCTCGATCGTCGTCCAGATGTTGAAGGACGGTGCGAAGTCGTAGCCCTCGACGGACAGATCGGCTCCGTCCCTGATGCCGATCTCCTCGATGTCGTCGAAGAGTTCCTCGGCGGCGTAGCGGGCGAAGACGTCCGAGAGACCGGGCTCCACACCCATGCCGACGAGTGCGAGCCGGCCCGACTTCTCCCACTCGGCGGCCCGTTCGAACTGCTCGTCGCCGAGCTTCACCCCGCAGGTGCCGTACGGGTCCCCGGGGTGCGGTCGGGACAGGGACATGGCCATGTCCACGTAGTGGGTGCCGGCCGCGAGCGCGGCGTTGAACAGCGGCATGACGAACCGCGGGTCGGTGGCGTTCATCAGGACGTCGCACCCGTGCTCGGTGAGCAGGCGGGCGATCTCCTCCTCGTCGGAGGCGTCCGCCCGGCAGGCGAGGAAACGCTGCTCCTCCGCCCCCAGGGCGGCGACCGCGGCCTCGGCCCGGGCCGGGTCGTAGTCGGCGACGACGAATCGGTCGAAGAAGCCGCGGCGGGCGGCGATCTTGGCGATCGCGCTCCCGACACCGCCGGCGCCCACAAGCAGAACACGCATGACGAGGTCCTTTCTCGGTGGGGCGTGTGCCCCGGGGCCTGATGGAACCGCGCGCCAGGAG
Encoded proteins:
- a CDS encoding carbohydrate-binding protein — translated: MAAGFSEWKVNRQYAENDRVVHFGRQYRCLVTHKSNSASNPATTVKMWQPYAG
- a CDS encoding LacI family DNA-binding transcriptional regulator, translated to MPEQSPGSRPTLEAVAARAGVSRATASRVVNGGDGVRKPLVDKVLRAVDELGYVPNHAARTLVTRRTGAVAVVIAEPEVRIFSDPFFSQQIRGISKELTAHDTQLVLLLVEGPGDFDRITRYLSGGHVDGALAFSLHTDDPLPAITRRAGIPTVFGGRPGWTAGPGERAVPYVDADNRGGARAAVQYLRDLGRKRIAHIAGPADQTSATDRLDGYRDVLLDMDPTLVTEGAFTVESGARAMAELLERRPDLDAVFVANDLMASGALRVLRERGIAVPGQVAVVGFDDMDPVAKETDPPLTTVRQDIEGQGRLMARLLLRSLDRTANGAGPDSVITPTMLVRRASA
- a CDS encoding glycosyl hydrolase, translated to MATLLAVGLAAVGLGPAASPAAAATIPAGSGSYTDARPAGTSGPTTNTGAPVTPRLTAAARDKPVPTNDWWTSLAYQRYGDNPYSTPMYGHPLTYQAKASGLEVGYPTTPAIVGDGRQYEYAHKADLTVGLTGLNSPDTKADAWSDWTVTPYWADGSRTFRATIGHGMPFVYAKGSGGDARITTASTPTVFADDGNVLGITVAGHHYALFAPTGADWNVSGTTITAGLAGKDYFSLAVLPSTDALATYRRYAFSFVTGSQVAWQSAGGNVRATYTLTTEAKEGTERGTLQALYRHQWLHTTDALTPYTYVSPRGTMKVRESASFTTSQKSNGVLPALPASSGVDRTRLTGYLNEVANAADPFSGASDTYWTGKALGRLAQLVPVADQIGQTAVRDKLLGLMKGRLQEWFTAGGASGFSYDKDWKTLTGYPASYGSDTELNDHHFHYSYYVYAAAVIAQYDPAWAADSAWGTMTKHLIRDTANPSRTDSAYPFLRGFDVYAGHSWASGHQGFAAGNNQESSSESVNLSAGLVLWGAATGDTSLRDLGSYLLTTESEAITQYWFDANEQVFPASYKYGTVGMVWGSGAAYSTWWTANPEEIHGINVLPVTGGSLHLAREKAAITRNIAEMERENGGPAQEWRDLLWEFEALTDPAAAKAKWDGANGNYTPEQGESKAHTYHWINTLGTLGAPDMTVSADLPTSAVFSKNGTRTYAAHNHGSTARTVTFSDGKTLFVPARSTATGTGAGNPDPDPEEPGPSTGNTFRLKTGGVLTTATTDPPGADTLASADGVNRDGTPYRPTVYEVKRVSAQLSAGAATAFRLRVDAGTQVGLAPQVRVSYDLTGDGTFDRTETFRYFATDPVAGWEEYTQAAGAQAVTGSLGELRNGTVRLEIWNALGNGTSQVQTGTDAAVLRIPYA
- a CDS encoding ABC transporter substrate-binding protein; translation: MPIARAAKRATARLGAVVLAGALLAACGSSDSPDSSDGAGGKITLTIDLFGSFGFKEAGLYEEYQNLHPDVTIKQSDTQDEADYWKSFQTRLAGGGGLADVQGVEVGRIASVTQQQSDKFQDLKAFGADKLKGQFADAKWSAATTKDGKILGLGTDVGPEAMCFRTDLFRQAGLPTDREELAKKWSTWDGYLELGKEYKKKAPAQSAWLDSVGSLYGVMIGQEKERYYNAAGEMIYETNPAVKTAWDTSVKAAEAGLSAKLDQWSPQWNQAFAAGSFATIPCPAWMLGYVKGQAGDAGKGKWDVAKLPGGAGNWGGSYLSVPRAAKHKEEAYKLIEWLTAPEQQAKVFQKQGNFPSSTGAIAKIADAKDPYFSDAPIGQIFGDAAKESPVQVLGVHDQNVMQQLTNALSEVERKGVSSDTAWATAKKGVANVTG
- a CDS encoding carbohydrate ABC transporter permease gives rise to the protein MSPTSTAKAGPRPAGTGSGPGAGPGTGPDDGPAAALRRTWRKASPYAYIAPFFTLFLAFGLFPLLYTAFVSLYRVELQTSGEMEWRGITNYTALFADDYFWISLRNTFTIGVLSTVPQLAMALGLAHLLNYKLRGRTFIRTAVLLPYATSVAAATLVFAQLFGRDFGLINYVIGLIGLGPVDWQTDTVASQIAVSTIVIWRWTGYNALIYLAGMQSIPHELYEAAGIDGASRWRQFIHVTLPGLRPTIVFTVIVSTIGATQLFGEPLLFEGSISGGISHQYQTLGLYMYEQGWGFFHLGRAAAIAWVMFVLIVVLVGVNALIARRRARKEAGR
- a CDS encoding carbohydrate ABC transporter permease, with the protein product MTALAPPPTAPAKRRPARERPGGRPWFRGGGGAGKTMTGGWIAYLVLGFALLISAFPFYWTIVAASRSNADLAQVPPSLLPGPNLMKNFEAVLEEADIGKALLNSLIVSGAITVGTVLSCTLAGFAFAKLRFRGRGALLTLTIGTMMIPPQLGVIPLFMLIAELQWVNQLQAVILPGLVSAFGVFFMRQYLIQSLPDELIEAARVDGASTARIFWSIVIPIARPGMAVLGMLTFMTAWNDFFWPVIALSSQEPTVQVALRQLGGGYVNDQSVIMAGTLLGTLPVLLVFGLLGRQIVGGIMQGAVKG
- a CDS encoding GH1 family beta-glucosidase; this translates as MTAVDARPATSTGTRPATGTGLRFPTGFRWGTATAAYQIEGAATENGRTPSIWDTFSRTPGKVRNGDTGDIAADHLHRMPDDVRLMKELGVTDYRFSVSWPRVQPTGRGPAVERGLDFYRRLVDELLANGIRPVATLYHWDLPQELEDAGGWPERDTAHRFTQYADLVARALGDRVTTWTTLNEPWCGAFLGYGNGVHAPGRTSDLAALRAAHHFNLAHGGAARVLRDRLPPSAEISLTLNLHALRPLTDTAADLDAVRRIDAVANRIFLDPVFHGRLPRDLVEDTAGVTDWAFVRDGDLEVTSTPIDSLGINYYSPSVVSAGSSASPAPWAGAEKHVAFTPAAGPRTAMDWPVDADGLYELLTRLRDELPHLPLLVTENGAAYDDYADPEGQVHDPERVAYLDAHLTAVHRAIQDGVDVRGYFLWSLLDNFEWSYGYSKRFGIVHVDFASQRRTVKDSARWYAEVIARGGLARD
- a CDS encoding VOC family protein; protein product: MNWTLEVVLVPVTDMDRSKEFYADKVGFTLDLDSEVAPGVRIIQLTPPGSRCSIALEHGMPPAPGARQMAPGTLQGLQLCVTDIEAAREELTARGVEVSPVRHVGEKGWEDGKGDTWNSFLTFSDPDGNGWVVQEAPSELSER
- a CDS encoding saccharopine dehydrogenase family protein, which encodes MRVLLVGAGGVGSAIAKIAARRGFFDRFVVADYDPARAEAAVAALGAEEQRFLACRADASDEEEIARLLTEHGCDVLMNATDPRFVMPLFNAALAAGTHYVDMAMSLSRPHPGDPYGTCGVKLGDEQFERAAEWEKSGRLALVGMGVEPGLSDVFARYAAEELFDDIEEIGIRDGADLSVEGYDFAPSFNIWTTIEECLNPPVVYERERGWFTTEPFSEPEVFDFPEGIGPVECVNVEHEEVLLVPRWVGARRVTFKYGLGDDFIGKLKTLHALGLDSTEPVTVRGEDGSPVRVSPRDVVAACLPDPATLGDRMTGRTCAGTWVKGTKDDLPREVYLYHVVDNQWSMREYGSQAVVWQTAVNPVVALELLAAGVWSGSGVLGPEALPPRPFLDLLTAYGSPWAMREQDPSPAGGAGGR